The Oscillatoria acuminata PCC 6304 genomic interval GTTAACGAACGCCTCTCTACATCAGGGTTGAAGCCTTTGTAAATTTTTCCAGGGATTTGTAAAGATTGTTACGGGATTGGAATTGCTTTTTGCCCACTGGTTTCATCGAGATTGATCTTCCCTAGCCGATTCGCCAACACACATTCCCGTTATTTTGTGTTACACCTGCATCTTTTTAAATTCAATTATTTCTGGCATTATTAGAAGATTAACTCCTAAAATAATTGCATGATTATACCAAACATTTAAAATCAGAGCGCCCCCCTTGTCTGCCCCAAAGAGTCAAAGTAGGACCCAAACTAGATTGCACTCGACTCCGACAATTGGACAAGGGAGGAACGGAGGTAGGTTAGAGTAGTAAATAGGATGAAAGTCCTGGACTCGCGTTATCCCAAATGCCATTGGATAAAAATAACTTGAGCCCTGGAGTTGAGCTAGACCTTGTTTATTCTCGAACTAGCTGACCCCACGTTCGATCTGGATCAGCATTTTAATGGTGAAGGCTTCCTGTCCCGGACAGATTAACGCCAACCTCAATCATTTAAACCCTCGGTTCAAGTTTAGATTTTTATCCCAATAAGCTAACTTTAATCAAATCCAGGCTTTCTATTTTTACTAACCTTACCCCGTAGCGATTTGCTCTAGCAAACCCCAGGAAAAGGGCAACGGATTTATCCCATCCTTGATGCCCCATAAAAAAGAGACATATCCATGATTTCACCCATCAAAAGCATCTATATCGGGTGGTTATTCACGCTTTCCCTTTGCGGGACACTCACCATTCAACCCACCCATGCCCAACCGATTGTTCCCGGCACCGATACCAAGACCCAAGTAACCCCGAATGGGAATACCTTCAATATTGAAGGCGGAACGGTTTCGGAAGATGGCAGCAACCTCTTCCATACTTTTACCGAGTTTGGGCTCAGCGCTGGAGAAATTGCTAATTTTATGTCTAACTCCCAGATTCAAAATATTTTAACACGAATCAATGGGGGCAATCCTTCTATTATTAATGGGCTAATTCAAGTCACCGGGGGACAGTCTAATTTATTTTTGATGAACCCCAGTGGCATCCTGTTTGGTTCAGGAGCCAGTTTAAATGTTCCGGGTTCATTCATGGCGACAACCGCAGATCGGATAGGTTTGTCTGGGTCGGGATCGGTGCAATGGTTTGATGCGAAACACACGAATCTTTACAGCAGTTTGGTCGGTAGTCCCAGTCAATTTGTATTTTCGATGCCGGAAGCTGGGGCGATCGTGAATGCCGGAAATTTAGGGGTGGGACCGAATCAAAATTTAATCCTGCTTGGGGGTTCTGTGGTCAGTACCGGCACCCTTTCGGCTCAAGGCAGTTTGATTGTGGCAGGGGTACCGGGTCAAAGTCTGGTCCGGATTAGCCAAGTTGGACATCTCCTGAGTTTTGATGTGGACCCTTATCTGTTGCAAACCACACCCACGGAACAATCTGCCTCCCCAGAAGTTCGGTTCAATCCCCAGTCTTTACCGGAATTGTTAGCAGGTGGGGGTGGTTCTCATGCCACTGGAGTTCAGATCAATTCCGATGGGACAGTCACTCTGACGGGTTCAGGGTTGAGCGTGGAACATGGGGATGTGAGTAATCGTGCCATTCAAGCTCAAACCGCCATTGTATTCGCCACGGGCAATTTGACGGTGGCAGAAAGTCAGCTTGAAACCACGGGCAATTTGCACTTGCAAGCAGACAATGAGGTGAGATTTGTCGATAGTCCGATGAATCCGGTTGAGGTGAAGGTGGGGCGGAATTTGCAGATTCGCGGCGATACGAGCGTTACTCTCGATCTGCTCAATCATCCAGATTCTCAAATCCAGGTCCAGGGGAATTTGATGGTAGTCAGTGAGGGCAACATTACCCTGGATGGCGCTTTGCAAAGCGGGGGAAATCTGAGGATTGTCAATACAGCATCCCAACCGATCGCGTTTCAAAGTCAGAATGAGTTGGCGCTCATGGCGGGCGGGGATGTGGTATTTGGAAATTATACCGGGGGACCTCTGCGGGTTGATGCCGTCGGAAGCATCCAAGGTGGAAACATTTCCTTGTCGATCGCCGAGGAAGGCAATCCTTCCCCAGGAGGGGTCCACTTAAGTGCCGGGGGGAGAGGTACTTCACCCTCTTCGGTGACTGACTCCCTGGAATTATCGTCAGGAAGCATCGTTGTCGGAGACATCGCGATCGCTCGTCCGGATAGTTCGGTGACTGTCCAGGCAATGGGCTCGATTCAAACAGGGGCCATCGCCACGGAAGGGGGCAATATTACCCTATCCAGCGCTTGGGGTGGCATTGATACCACTGGGGGAAACCTGGATGCTTCTGCTTCCTCCAACCCGCAAGGGGGGGCGATCGCCTTGACTGCTGAGAATCGGATTATTTCTGGGGATTTAATCACTGAAAATAACGGGATCCAAATTAAGGGTCCTCTGGAACTCTCTGATGTGGTGACATTCCGAACCATCGGGTCTACAGAGGATGCGGGGGGTGGCAATATTCAGGTGACGGGAACGATTAATGGCAATGTTCAGTTAAATTTGGAGGCGGGAATCGGGGATGTTGTCCTAGAAGGGGAGATCGGGAATCAAGTGGCGATCGCTGAGTTGTCTATTGATGCTCAAAACATTGATTTTCGCTCTACCACGACGAGTCAAGGACCGATCGCCATTGACGCCACGGGCACCGTTACCCTAGGCGATCGCCTCACGACTACCGGGGGAACGGTCAATATTACCGCCAGCGATGCCATTGTTACCGATGACATCACCACATCTGGGGCCTCGATTCATCTCAACAGTCAGAATAGCCAGATCACCACCGGGAATTTAGAGAGTGGGGCGATCGCAGCGGATGGGGGAACCATTAGTCTGCGCTCTTTCGCGGGTCTCTCCACCGGGGCGATCGATACCCATTCAACCATCGGTGCAGGCGGCAACGTCACCCTGCACAGTGAGCAAAATGATATCCAAGCCTCCTTTATTAATACAGAAGGAGCAACCATCGGCGGCAACGTCTCCATTCAAACCACGGGTGCCGTGCGAATCGTCAATTCTTTTCTCTCCCAAACCGGCGGCGAATTTAGTATTTCCACTGCTGCACCTCAAGGCGGCGAAATTACCATCACTCATGGCAGAAGTGAATTTGTGATTGGGGATCTCGATGGCAATGGCATCCTTGAAAACGGAGCCATTGCCGCCATTACCACTGGATCGGGAGAATTTCTCTCCCTCGGAGAATCGGTTTCCCAATCCCGCATCTACCTCAACCCCAATCCCTCCCTCGAATCGGCTACCTCGGAAACCGCCTCGGAGTCAAGGACAACCCTCGACGAAAAGGCTACCAATCAGGAAGAAACACAGAGTTCCGATCCATCGACTCCTTCTGAATCAGACTCTCAACCCGAGGCGGAAACGCCGGAGGAAACAGACTCGACAACGGAGGATTCTTCCACGGATTTAGGGGAAGAAACGCCTCCTGTAGAGGAGACTACAGCCGTTGATCCAGACCCAACCCCGGAAGCGCCTGGGGTCGAATCTGCCACTCCCGAGGAACCTGTGGCGGTGTCAGAACCAGCGGTGACTCCCACTCCCGAGGAACCTGTGGCGGTGTCAGAACCAGCGGTGACTCCCACTCCCGAGGAACCTGTGGCGGTGTCAGAACCAGCGGTGACTCCCACTCCCGAGAAACCTGTGGCGGTGTCAGAACCAGCGGTGACTCCCACTCCCGAGGAACCTGTGGCGGTGTCAGAACCAGCAGTGACTCCCACTCCCGAGGAACCTGTGGCGGTGTCAGAACCAGCAGTGACTCCTACTCCCGAGGAACCTGTGGCGGTGTCAGAACCCCAGGGGACTGATATCCCTAGGAATATCCCGATTTCAGAGAATCAAGGGACCGTGGAAACGATTCCGAGACTGGAACAGGTGATACCTCCCCCAGTGGTGGAAATTTTACCTTCAGAACCTGTAGAGTTGCCGATTATTCGGGAAGTCCTGACGGAACCGATCGCAGTCATGCCAACGGAAATACTGCAAAACCCGGAACCTCTGACTCAGACACCGGGACCCACCGTGGAGCCAGTGGCGGTGAATTCGGAACTCCCGGCACCTCCTCCACCGGCGATCGTCCCTCCGTTACGGACGCCGCAATCCTCCCCGATGGTCCCACCCCCCGCCCTGCCTCGGAATGATATATCCGAAAATGCTCGGGGTGTTGTGGAGATGGAGGTAGGGAATTTAGGAAGTCGTGAAGTTCCGATTCTTCAAATTGAGAGGAGCCCGAGTTCAATTGCACCGAGTTCAGTTGAAGGGCGAGTTCCCACTGCACCAATAGAGCAGGTGGAGGGGACTGTCGCCATTCCTGCGGTGGAGGCGATCGCCTCACCGGGGAAACTGGACTCGCCTCAACTTTCAGTTCAGTTGGAATTAGAAGCCGCTGCTCAAGCCTCTATTCCTCAGATTGAACAGATGCGGATGCAGGAATTTTACCCCAATCAACAAGGTCCGCTCTCAGAAGATGAGGCGGGGGCCAAAAATGTCAGGGATTTGCTCCAGGGAATTCGGCAAGAAATCAATGTCAATCCTGCGGTTGTTTATGCGATGTCCCTTCCTGAAGAATTGCAATTAGTGGTGATGACAGCAGAAGGGGTCCCCATCATCCACACAATTCCGACGGTTTCTCGGGATGCTCTACGAGCTAAAGTAACTGAATTACTCTCGGAACTGACGAATCCACGCAAAACCAATACCGACAGTTACATGAGCGCCTCGGTGCAACTTTATCAGTGGTTAATTGCGCCGATCGCCGCTGAATTGGAAGCACAGGGAATCGATATGTTAATGTTTTCTCTCGATGCAGGACTGCGGGGGATTCCGCTGGCGGCACTCCATGATGGAGAACAGTTTTTAATCGAAAAATACCGCTTGGGTTTAATCCCCAGTGTGAACCTCACGGAGACGAGTTATAAAAATTTAAACGAGACTCGGGTTCTGGCAATGGGAGCTTCTGATTTTAAAGACCCAAGTGTTCCCTCCTTAAAAGCGGTTCCGGTGGAATTAGCTCTAATTTCTGAAGTCTTTTCTCTAGAGAAATACTTTCTGAATGAAGAGTTTACGGCGGATAATTTACGCGCTTCCCGTCGCCAACAAAACTATGACATTATCCATCTGGCGACTCATGTCAAATTTTATAACGAAATAGAATATCCAGAAGGGGTTTCTGTGGCTTCGCGGCGCAAATCTTACATTCAATTTTGGGATGAACAAGTCCCCCTAGAGCAAATGCGGCAGTTGGGATTGGATGCTGGAACGGTGGAATTGTTAGTGTTAAGTGCTTGTGAAACTGCGGTGGGAAGTTCTGAGATAGAGTTGGGGTTTGCCGGATTAGCGGTGCAAATGGGGGTGAAGTCGGTTTTAGCCAGTTTGTGGCAGGTGGATGATGAGGGAACGTTAGGGTTGATGAGTGAGTTTTATCAGCAACTGAGTGCTCAAGAGCAAACGATTAAATCGGAAGCGCTTAGACAGGCACAACTGGCGTTTTTGCGGGGGGAAGTGTGGATGAGTGGTGACCACTTGGTGACCCCCCGAGGGGAGATTGATTTACCGCCGCAGATCACGCCAGAAATGGGCGATCGCAGTTTTGCTCATCCTTATTATTGGGCGGCATTTACCCTCGTTGGCAGTCCTTGGTAGAAGATGCAGGCAACGGATCCTGATTCGGCCTGGACTGACTCTCAGGGTTGCTTCAGGGGAATTAAAATGACAAATTCTGTGCCTTGTCCCAGTTGCGAGTGACAAATTAACTCACCGCTATGTTTGTGGGCAATAATTTGATAGGCGATCGATAACCCCAATCCGGTGCCTTTGCCCACGGGTTTGGTGGTAAAAAATGGATTAAAAATTTGCTCTTTAACCGATGTGGGCATTCCTGGACCATTGTCCCGAATATAAATGGCTATCCACGGGTTACTTAAGCATTCTGTGCGGATGCTCAGAGTGGGAGTTTGTTCGCTGGAATACTCTTCCCGGTTCCGGCTTTCTAAAGCATCGATCGCATTGGTTATAATATTAATAATGGCTTGATTCAGTTGCGCCGGATAGCATTCTATTCGGGGCAGTTGAGCATAGTCTTTAATCACTGAAATCCCTGAATTTCCGCTTCTCTCTCTCAACCGATTATGGAGAATGAGCAGGGTATTTTCAATTCCCTCATGAATATCCACTGACTTGCGTTCGGCTTCGTTCAGGCGAGAAAAATTCCGCAGGGAAAGCACAATTTGACGGATTCGTTCGGCTCCAACTTTCATGGAACTCAGCAATTTGGGCAGGTCGCTTTGCAAAAAATCGAGGTCAATATCCTCTTTGAATTCATAGATTTCCTGCACGGGTTGGGGATAATGGACTTGGTAAAGAGTTAGGAGTTTGAGTAAATCGGCGAGATAGTCATTGGCATGAGCCAGATTTCCATAAATGAAATTAACGGGATTGTTAATTTCATGGGCGACTCCAGCGACTAATTGTCCCAAACTGGACATTTTTTCACTTTGAATGAGCTGGGTTTGAGTACGTTGTAGTTCTTGTAAAGTGTTTTGAAGCTCTTGGGCTTGGTTTTGTAACGATTGAATTAATTCAGTTTTTTCCTGAGCGGATTCCTGAAGTGCTCGGGCTTTTTGTTTGCTTTCGGTAATATCATGGAAGGCAATAACTGCCCCAATTTGATTGCCCTCTTCATCAAAAATTGGCTCACCACTGGCAACGGCAATCCGGGGTTTCCCCACCTTGGGCGCAATGACTATTTCCTCTTTTTTAACCTGTTCCCCGTTGAGTGCACGCATTAAGGGAATTTGCTCTGGGGAAATAGGAGTGATGCCATCTCCCTGATATAAGTCATAATAATTTAACCATTCTTCAGGGGGAATGGAGTCATCGGGTAAGCCATATAAGTCGTGAATTGAACGGTTGAATAGGATGAGGTTTCCTGTGGCATCCCCGGCGATAATTCCGGCATCAACGGTATTGAGGAGGGCTTTTAAAAATTCTCGCTCTTTTTCTAAAGATTTTTCGGTTTCCCGGCGTTCGGCGATTTCGTTTTGCAGTTTGTAGATGGCACTGTTGAAAGCCAGACTGCGACTTTGCAGTTTAACTTCGACTTGATTGAGGAATTTGCGAGTTTCTTCATAGGCGCGATCGCTTTCGAGTTCGGCATATTTGCGATCGGTAATATCATGGCCGATCGCATAAATACATTGGCGCTCACGTCCTAAACAAGCACTCCACAATAACCATCGATAGTTACCATTTTTACACCGATAACGGTTCTCAAAGGAGTAAGTCTTACATCCTTGGAGGAGTTTCACGAATTCTGTCAAGGTGCTTTCATGATCTTGGGGATGGACAAATTCGATAAAGGCTGTCGCACGTAGTTCCTCCGGGTTAAACCCCAGGGTCTCTTCCCAGGCTGGATTTAAACTGCGGAAATACCCATCAAAACTGAGGGTACAAAATAAGTCCTGGGAAAGGTCAAAAAAGGCATAATCATCCTCTGTTGGAGGCAGGGATTCGGGGTTCCCTTCTGGAATCGGCGACAGTTCCCGGGCGATCGCCCAGATGAAATGTTCACTCCCGCGCCATTGGGCTTTCCAGGATAACCGCTTATAGTCACCATTTTTACATTGATAGCGGTTCTCAAAGGCGATCGTCCCAAGTTCTGCACTGAGTTGGGCTAACTGTTCTCGGGTTGAAAATCGATCTTCGGGATGCACACCATCGAAAAAGGATTTCTGCTGAAGTTCACTAGGGCGAAATCCTAGGATTTTTTCTCCCGAACCATTGATGTGCTGAAAATCTCCATTGCTATTGATCACGCACAGCAGATCGTCGGATAAATCGAAAAAGGGAAACTTCGAGATTTCCTCCCCCGCATCACACTCGAACTCTACGATTTTTATACTCATTCCGTCCCCCTAATATTTTTTCGGTCCGCTTCAGAAAATTTTTATTATTTAATGGAGTTTGAGATATTTCAATCTATTATAAGGGCTTAACCCTCAAATAAAATAAAGCCAAAGTAGAGAAAAATAACAAATCAGTATTGATTCATGAAGTTTTGGCCAGGATAGAGACAAGGAACCGGACAACTGACCCGGAGGACCTCTCCTGAGCATCACTCCGCCTCCATCCCCAAAATCGGGTATCAATCGCCACCACGGAGGAGCACTGTCGCAAATATCGCTATCCTAAAAGAGAGAATCACAAGCCGAATTAAAATGTCAGCGAAACCTAATGTAAATCGGTGGGCGATCGCAGTCGTGGCTGCTGTAGGTATGGCCGGTGGATACTTATACTGGCGC includes:
- a CDS encoding CHAT domain-containing protein → MISPIKSIYIGWLFTLSLCGTLTIQPTHAQPIVPGTDTKTQVTPNGNTFNIEGGTVSEDGSNLFHTFTEFGLSAGEIANFMSNSQIQNILTRINGGNPSIINGLIQVTGGQSNLFLMNPSGILFGSGASLNVPGSFMATTADRIGLSGSGSVQWFDAKHTNLYSSLVGSPSQFVFSMPEAGAIVNAGNLGVGPNQNLILLGGSVVSTGTLSAQGSLIVAGVPGQSLVRISQVGHLLSFDVDPYLLQTTPTEQSASPEVRFNPQSLPELLAGGGGSHATGVQINSDGTVTLTGSGLSVEHGDVSNRAIQAQTAIVFATGNLTVAESQLETTGNLHLQADNEVRFVDSPMNPVEVKVGRNLQIRGDTSVTLDLLNHPDSQIQVQGNLMVVSEGNITLDGALQSGGNLRIVNTASQPIAFQSQNELALMAGGDVVFGNYTGGPLRVDAVGSIQGGNISLSIAEEGNPSPGGVHLSAGGRGTSPSSVTDSLELSSGSIVVGDIAIARPDSSVTVQAMGSIQTGAIATEGGNITLSSAWGGIDTTGGNLDASASSNPQGGAIALTAENRIISGDLITENNGIQIKGPLELSDVVTFRTIGSTEDAGGGNIQVTGTINGNVQLNLEAGIGDVVLEGEIGNQVAIAELSIDAQNIDFRSTTTSQGPIAIDATGTVTLGDRLTTTGGTVNITASDAIVTDDITTSGASIHLNSQNSQITTGNLESGAIAADGGTISLRSFAGLSTGAIDTHSTIGAGGNVTLHSEQNDIQASFINTEGATIGGNVSIQTTGAVRIVNSFLSQTGGEFSISTAAPQGGEITITHGRSEFVIGDLDGNGILENGAIAAITTGSGEFLSLGESVSQSRIYLNPNPSLESATSETASESRTTLDEKATNQEETQSSDPSTPSESDSQPEAETPEETDSTTEDSSTDLGEETPPVEETTAVDPDPTPEAPGVESATPEEPVAVSEPAVTPTPEEPVAVSEPAVTPTPEEPVAVSEPAVTPTPEKPVAVSEPAVTPTPEEPVAVSEPAVTPTPEEPVAVSEPAVTPTPEEPVAVSEPQGTDIPRNIPISENQGTVETIPRLEQVIPPPVVEILPSEPVELPIIREVLTEPIAVMPTEILQNPEPLTQTPGPTVEPVAVNSELPAPPPPAIVPPLRTPQSSPMVPPPALPRNDISENARGVVEMEVGNLGSREVPILQIERSPSSIAPSSVEGRVPTAPIEQVEGTVAIPAVEAIASPGKLDSPQLSVQLELEAAAQASIPQIEQMRMQEFYPNQQGPLSEDEAGAKNVRDLLQGIRQEINVNPAVVYAMSLPEELQLVVMTAEGVPIIHTIPTVSRDALRAKVTELLSELTNPRKTNTDSYMSASVQLYQWLIAPIAAELEAQGIDMLMFSLDAGLRGIPLAALHDGEQFLIEKYRLGLIPSVNLTETSYKNLNETRVLAMGASDFKDPSVPSLKAVPVELALISEVFSLEKYFLNEEFTADNLRASRRQQNYDIIHLATHVKFYNEIEYPEGVSVASRRKSYIQFWDEQVPLEQMRQLGLDAGTVELLVLSACETAVGSSEIELGFAGLAVQMGVKSVLASLWQVDDEGTLGLMSEFYQQLSAQEQTIKSEALRQAQLAFLRGEVWMSGDHLVTPRGEIDLPPQITPEMGDRSFAHPYYWAAFTLVGSPW
- a CDS encoding PAS domain-containing sensor histidine kinase; the protein is MSIKIVEFECDAGEEISKFPFFDLSDDLLCVINSNGDFQHINGSGEKILGFRPSELQQKSFFDGVHPEDRFSTREQLAQLSAELGTIAFENRYQCKNGDYKRLSWKAQWRGSEHFIWAIARELSPIPEGNPESLPPTEDDYAFFDLSQDLFCTLSFDGYFRSLNPAWEETLGFNPEELRATAFIEFVHPQDHESTLTEFVKLLQGCKTYSFENRYRCKNGNYRWLLWSACLGRERQCIYAIGHDITDRKYAELESDRAYEETRKFLNQVEVKLQSRSLAFNSAIYKLQNEIAERRETEKSLEKEREFLKALLNTVDAGIIAGDATGNLILFNRSIHDLYGLPDDSIPPEEWLNYYDLYQGDGITPISPEQIPLMRALNGEQVKKEEIVIAPKVGKPRIAVASGEPIFDEEGNQIGAVIAFHDITESKQKARALQESAQEKTELIQSLQNQAQELQNTLQELQRTQTQLIQSEKMSSLGQLVAGVAHEINNPVNFIYGNLAHANDYLADLLKLLTLYQVHYPQPVQEIYEFKEDIDLDFLQSDLPKLLSSMKVGAERIRQIVLSLRNFSRLNEAERKSVDIHEGIENTLLILHNRLRERSGNSGISVIKDYAQLPRIECYPAQLNQAIINIITNAIDALESRNREEYSSEQTPTLSIRTECLSNPWIAIYIRDNGPGMPTSVKEQIFNPFFTTKPVGKGTGLGLSIAYQIIAHKHSGELICHSQLGQGTEFVILIPLKQP